A region of the Jatrophihabitans sp. genome:
GGCCGAGAGCTTCGTGCTGCCGCACTCGGCGCCGCTGGCGCAGCTGCGCGACGCGGTGCTCGAGCTGGGCACGCTGACGGTGTGCACGCAGTGCGCCCAGCGACGAGCCATCACGTCAGAGCAGCTCATCCCCGGCGTCCGGATCGCCGGGGCGGCGACCTTCGTCGATGAGATCCTTCAGCCCGACGCCCGAGCGCTGGTCTA
Encoded here:
- a CDS encoding DsrE family protein, encoding MDTPSRTPIMPTLVIKCTAAAEDAERCAQAFTVAATATAAGAAVSLWLTGDAAWFGLPGRAESFVLPHSAPLAQLRDAVLELGTLTVCTQCAQRRAITSEQLIPGVRIAGAATFVDEILQPDARALVY